Proteins found in one Helicobacter sp. NHP19-003 genomic segment:
- a CDS encoding DUF1104 domain-containing protein codes for MQSLKLGISILVLAGLCTTLSAKVVSLKNTGNADPIKLVSQVSPDKVPDYDGELHKWAEKINREQRKEFYRIAGMIVDNIDKRMDELSAWQSKLEFSK; via the coding sequence ATGCAGTCTCTTAAATTAGGAATTTCTATCTTGGTTTTGGCAGGTTTGTGCACCACTTTGTCAGCAAAAGTGGTTTCGCTAAAAAACACAGGCAATGCAGATCCCATCAAGTTGGTTAGTCAAGTTTCTCCAGACAAAGTACCCGATTATGACGGAGAACTTCACAAATGGGCCGAGAAAATAAATCGCGAACAACGGAAAGAATTTTACCGAATTGCCGGGATGATAGTGGACAATATCGATAAACGCATGGATGAGCTATCTGCGTGGCAATCCAAGCTAGAGTTCTCAAAATAA